From a single Okeanomitos corallinicola TIOX110 genomic region:
- a CDS encoding pentapeptide repeat-containing protein, which produces MPPDYSGQILRGRSFKGQNLTGANFSNADIRGANFTNAILIGADFTGAKAGLPKRWVIGLLIATLVMSVISAFFSVLTSALIISIFQGGFVEDSSESFIIGITSLVAVIVFFIIAIRKSLIAGAIAGAIAGVIAIAGAIAGAIAGAFAIAFAFAGAIAGAIAGAFAIAGAIAFAGAFAFAGAFAFAGAIAFAGAFAFAGAIAIAGAVVCTLFSAYIGWRSVKRGEKDIWIRSFAIAFAATGGTSFYGADLTDANFTGATLKNTDFRTANLTRTRFYEAKELDLARPGETILANCAVLNLLVTLNGREKSYLGANLKGANLIGADLKTANLKGADIFAATFAEAILEYANLTLTQAVGTNFTKAQMTGACVEAWNIESTTILDHVDCRFVYLLENPKPQTDDRERRPSSGDFQPGEFTKLFEEVLNTVDLIFRDGIDWKAFVNAFKEVEVQNQDVELAIQSIENKGDGVVVVKVAVPEGTDKEKIHSDFTENYQLALAAVEEKYKALLQAKDEEINFHRQQSGKIPEMIMALAKQPINIEVNNNQGNKNMTNSNDSSRKFENSGTLNNSGQINLGEISGTVTNTINELPSAPEPEKPGIKELLTQLQTAIETDTDLTDKDKQKALKQVKSLAEAAQNPQEKEDLADTAITMLKGVISGLPSAASLVKQCSQILPLISSFLGLG; this is translated from the coding sequence ATGCCACCTGACTATTCTGGTCAAATTTTGAGAGGACGTTCTTTTAAAGGTCAAAACCTCACAGGAGCTAACTTTAGCAACGCTGATATTAGAGGAGCAAATTTTACTAATGCTATTCTCATAGGTGCTGACTTTACAGGTGCTAAGGCTGGACTACCAAAGCGTTGGGTAATTGGGTTGCTGATAGCTACCTTGGTAATGTCTGTAATTTCAGCGTTTTTCTCAGTCCTTACCAGTGCATTAATAATATCTATTTTTCAGGGTGGTTTTGTTGAGGATAGTAGTGAAAGCTTTATTATTGGAATAACTAGCTTAGTTGCTGTAATAGTTTTTTTTATTATTGCTATTCGTAAGAGTTTAATTGCTGGAGCCATCGCCGGAGCCATCGCCGGAGTCATCGCCATCGCCGGAGCCATCGCCGGAGCCATCGCCGGAGCCTTCGCCATCGCCTTCGCCTTTGCCGGAGCCATCGCCGGAGCCATCGCCGGAGCCTTCGCCATCGCCGGAGCCATCGCCTTCGCCGGAGCCTTCGCCTTCGCCGGAGCCTTCGCCTTCGCCGGAGCCATCGCCTTCGCCGGAGCCTTCGCCTTCGCCGGAGCCATCGCCATCGCCGGAGCCGTAGTTTGTACACTATTTAGTGCTTATATAGGCTGGCGAAGTGTGAAAAGAGGGGAAAAAGATATTTGGATTCGCTCATTTGCCATTGCCTTTGCTGCTACAGGTGGCACAAGTTTTTATGGTGCTGATTTAACCGATGCTAATTTTACTGGTGCAACCCTAAAAAACACAGATTTCCGCACAGCAAATCTCACCCGCACTCGTTTTTATGAAGCGAAAGAACTTGATTTGGCTAGACCAGGTGAAACAATATTAGCTAACTGTGCTGTTCTCAATTTGCTTGTGACTTTAAATGGTAGAGAAAAATCTTACCTTGGTGCAAACCTCAAAGGTGCAAATTTAATAGGTGCGGATTTAAAAACCGCTAATTTGAAAGGTGCTGATATTTTTGCAGCTACCTTTGCCGAAGCTATTTTAGAATATGCAAATTTGACTCTCACTCAAGCTGTAGGTACTAATTTCACCAAGGCTCAAATGACGGGTGCTTGTGTGGAAGCTTGGAATATTGAAAGTACAACTATCTTAGATCATGTTGATTGTCGTTTTGTCTATCTTTTAGAAAATCCCAAACCTCAAACAGATGACCGTGAACGTCGTCCCAGTAGTGGTGATTTTCAGCCAGGAGAATTTACTAAATTATTTGAGGAGGTTCTGAATACTGTTGATTTGATTTTCCGAGATGGAATTGATTGGAAAGCTTTTGTTAATGCCTTTAAGGAGGTAGAAGTTCAAAATCAAGATGTAGAATTAGCTATCCAGAGTATTGAAAATAAAGGTGATGGGGTAGTTGTTGTTAAGGTTGCTGTTCCTGAAGGGACTGATAAGGAAAAGATTCACAGCGATTTTACCGAAAATTATCAATTAGCATTAGCAGCAGTAGAGGAAAAATATAAGGCATTATTACAAGCAAAAGATGAAGAAATTAATTTTCATCGTCAACAAAGTGGTAAAATTCCAGAAATGATTATGGCATTAGCCAAACAACCTATTAATATTGAAGTTAATAATAACCAGGGAAATAAAAATATGACTAACAGTAATGATTCCAGTCGTAAATTTGAGAATAGCGGAACTTTAAATAATAGCGGACAAATTAATTTAGGTGAAATCAGTGGTACGGTAACAAATACTATTAATGAATTACCATCTGCACCTGAACCAGAAAAACCAGGCATTAAGGAATTATTAACCCAACTGCAAACAGCAATTGAAACCGATACAGATTTAACAGATAAAGATAAACAAAAGGCACTCAAACAAGTTAAATCTTTAGCTGAAGCTGCCCAAAATCCCCAAGAAAAAGAAGATTTAGCAGATACGGCAATCACAATGTTAAAAGGGGTTATTAGTGGTTTACCCAGTGCTGCAAGTTTAGTTAAACAATGCAGTCAAATTTTACCTTTAATTTCGAGTTTTTTGGGTTTGGGGTAG
- a CDS encoding gamma-glutamylcyclotransferase: protein MSNQSGKVKHSWVTSQNPAKIANQQEELWQKEPTFYYFAYGSCMCPVDLKRSLGENTHPYVIGPGILKEYQLRFYGYSPNRQCGVLDVVKDSTSLVTGVLYQLPLRLSDNLDKREGVSQGLYSQEIVDIHCRNQTYKNVRTYVVVNKLKEELAPNDWYFNVVLRGAITCGLPEEYCWHLFNKMHKLQQFNQIPAQKYPLQT, encoded by the coding sequence ATGAGTAATCAGAGTGGAAAAGTAAAACACAGTTGGGTAACATCTCAAAATCCTGCCAAAATAGCGAACCAACAGGAAGAATTATGGCAAAAAGAACCCACATTTTATTATTTTGCCTATGGTTCTTGTATGTGTCCAGTGGATTTAAAGCGATCCCTCGGAGAGAATACCCACCCTTACGTCATCGGACCGGGAATATTAAAAGAATATCAACTAAGATTTTATGGTTATTCCCCCAATCGTCAATGTGGGGTTTTAGATGTTGTCAAAGATTCCACATCCTTAGTTACAGGAGTTCTTTATCAATTACCTCTGCGACTTAGTGACAACCTAGACAAACGGGAAGGAGTAAGCCAAGGTCTCTACAGTCAAGAAATAGTAGATATTCACTGCCGAAACCAAACATATAAAAATGTTCGTACATACGTAGTAGTCAACAAACTTAAAGAAGAATTAGCACCTAACGACTGGTACTTTAACGTAGTATTAAGAGGGGCGATTACCTGTGGACTACCAGAGGAATACTGCTGGCATTTATTTAATAAAATGCACAAACTACAACAGTTTAATCAAATACCTGCCCAAAAATACCCTCTACAAACCTAA
- a CDS encoding HAD-IIB family hydrolase yields the protein MSNSPGLYIILVSVHGLIRGENLELGRDADTGGQTKYVVELANTLAKNPQVERVDLVTRLVSDPKVSPDYAQPVEKLSEKAQIIRLNCGPRRYLRKEVLWPYLDTMADELLRHIRKVGKIPNVIHTHYADAGYVGSRVAGWLGTPLVHTGHSLGRIKQQRLLEQGTKQHIIEEHFHISRRIDAEEITLGGAALVIASTSQEVEEQYSVYDRYQPERMVVIPPGVTLEKFYPAGDDWQNPPIQKELEPFLKDIHKPMITAISRPAIRKNVSSLIKAYGEDPELRNLANLVLVLGKRDDIMTMESGPRQVFMEILQLIDRYDLYGHVAYPKHHASNDIPDLYRLTAKNQGVFINPALTEPFGLTLIEATACGVPIIATADGGPRDILAACENGLLIDPLNIQDIQNALRTTLKDRQQWQSWSDQGLINVRKYFSWQSHVEKYLDRIRLFKQQKIQSLLSPLPVPPAVDHPDWKVQDTNRLPTADRFLVCEIDNTLLGDKEALEKLIERIRNEGQTTGVGIATGRSLESTLSMLEEWRFPMPDLLITSAGSEIYYGPQIVTDTGWKKHIGHHWQGEAIRQVMKNIPGVELQPPESQRKFKISYFVDESKAPKFREIIRHLRRHQLPVKGVYSHNMYLDLVPIRASKGDAIRYVAWKWGLPVQRFLVAGASGNDETMLSGSTLAVVVGNYSQEIEKLRGHSQVYFAEGHYAWGILEALDHYDFFGNLSQKQLELAKV from the coding sequence ATGTCAAACAGTCCAGGACTGTACATCATACTCGTTAGTGTTCATGGATTAATTAGGGGTGAGAATTTAGAATTAGGAAGAGACGCAGATACTGGTGGACAGACAAAATATGTAGTTGAACTGGCGAACACATTAGCCAAAAATCCACAGGTTGAAAGAGTTGATTTAGTAACTCGGTTGGTGAGTGATCCTAAAGTAAGTCCTGACTATGCCCAACCAGTCGAAAAACTTTCCGAAAAAGCCCAAATTATTCGCCTCAACTGTGGTCCCCGTCGTTATCTCCGCAAAGAGGTTCTCTGGCCATACTTAGATACCATGGCCGATGAACTACTCCGACACATTCGTAAAGTAGGCAAAATACCCAATGTAATTCATACCCACTATGCAGATGCAGGATATGTTGGGAGTCGCGTTGCTGGTTGGTTAGGTACACCCCTTGTCCACACTGGTCATTCATTAGGAAGGATCAAGCAGCAAAGACTATTAGAACAGGGAACAAAACAGCACATTATTGAAGAACATTTTCATATTAGTAGAAGAATAGACGCAGAAGAGATTACATTGGGTGGAGCGGCTTTAGTGATAGCCAGTACGTCCCAAGAAGTTGAAGAACAGTATAGTGTTTACGATCGCTATCAGCCAGAAAGAATGGTGGTAATTCCCCCTGGTGTGACTTTAGAAAAATTTTACCCAGCAGGGGATGATTGGCAAAACCCACCTATTCAAAAAGAACTAGAACCTTTTCTCAAAGATATCCACAAACCAATGATCACGGCGATTTCTCGCCCAGCAATTCGCAAAAATGTTAGTAGCCTGATTAAAGCCTACGGTGAAGATCCAGAGTTACGTAACCTAGCTAACCTGGTACTGGTGCTAGGAAAAAGAGATGACATTATGACGATGGAATCTGGACCGCGTCAGGTGTTTATGGAGATATTGCAACTAATAGACCGCTATGATTTGTATGGTCATGTAGCCTATCCTAAACATCACGCCTCCAATGATATTCCAGATTTATACCGCCTCACAGCTAAAAATCAGGGTGTTTTTATCAACCCAGCTTTAACAGAACCATTTGGTTTAACGTTAATTGAAGCTACTGCTTGTGGTGTACCAATTATTGCTACTGCTGATGGTGGTCCGAGGGATATTTTGGCAGCTTGTGAAAATGGATTACTGATTGATCCTTTGAATATTCAAGACATCCAAAATGCTTTACGGACAACTCTCAAAGATCGGCAACAATGGCAAAGCTGGTCTGATCAGGGTTTAATTAATGTCCGCAAATATTTCTCCTGGCAAAGTCATGTGGAGAAATATTTAGATAGGATACGCTTATTTAAACAACAAAAAATTCAATCTTTACTTAGTCCTTTACCTGTACCTCCAGCAGTGGATCATCCAGATTGGAAAGTTCAAGATACTAACCGTCTACCAACGGCTGATCGGTTCTTGGTTTGTGAAATTGATAATACGTTGTTAGGGGATAAGGAAGCTTTAGAAAAGTTAATTGAGCGGATTCGCAACGAAGGTCAAACAACCGGGGTAGGAATTGCTACTGGGCGCAGTCTGGAAAGCACTTTAAGTATGTTGGAAGAGTGGCGCTTTCCCATGCCAGATTTGTTAATCACATCAGCGGGTAGTGAAATCTATTATGGACCGCAGATTGTTACAGATACAGGTTGGAAAAAACATATAGGACATCATTGGCAAGGTGAAGCTATTCGTCAGGTGATGAAAAATATTCCTGGTGTAGAATTGCAACCACCGGAATCTCAACGCAAGTTTAAGATTAGTTATTTTGTGGATGAGTCTAAAGCTCCAAAATTCCGGGAGATTATCCGCCATTTGCGTCGTCATCAACTCCCTGTTAAAGGTGTTTATAGCCACAATATGTATCTGGATTTAGTGCCAATTCGGGCTTCTAAGGGTGATGCTATTCGTTATGTGGCTTGGAAATGGGGTTTACCTGTGCAACGTTTCTTAGTGGCTGGTGCTTCTGGTAATGATGAAACCATGTTAAGTGGTAGCACTCTTGCTGTAGTGGTAGGAAATTACAGCCAGGAAATTGAAAAACTACGTGGTCATTCACAGGTTTATTTTGCTGAAGGTCATTATGCTTGGGGTATTTTGGAAGCTTTAGATCATTATGACTTTTTCGGTAATCTGTCTCAAAAACAACTAGAGTTAGCTAAAGTTTAG
- the recR gene encoding recombination mediator RecR: MQRLPGVGPKSAQRLALHILKRPESEVEALAQALIDAKKQVGLCQVCYHLSSEPVCDICRNLNRDNTTICVVADSRDVIALEKTREYKGKYHVLGGVISPMDGIGPEQLTIQALVKRVSQQQPKEVIMAISPSVEGETTTLYLGQLLKPFTKVTRIAFGLPVGGDLEYADEITLARALEGRRELD; encoded by the coding sequence TTGCAACGTCTACCCGGAGTTGGTCCCAAGTCTGCCCAGCGTCTAGCGTTGCATATTTTAAAGCGTCCAGAATCAGAGGTTGAGGCTTTAGCACAGGCCTTGATTGATGCCAAAAAACAAGTAGGTTTATGTCAGGTTTGTTATCATCTCTCCTCTGAACCTGTATGTGATATCTGCCGTAACCTTAACCGGGATAATACAACTATTTGTGTGGTTGCAGATTCCCGTGATGTGATTGCTTTGGAGAAAACCCGCGAATATAAGGGTAAGTATCATGTTTTGGGTGGGGTAATATCTCCAATGGATGGTATCGGTCCGGAACAGTTGACAATTCAAGCTTTAGTCAAAAGAGTTAGCCAGCAACAGCCAAAGGAAGTAATCATGGCTATTAGTCCCAGTGTGGAAGGGGAAACAACGACTTTATACTTAGGTCAGTTGTTGAAACCATTTACTAAGGTGACAAGAATTGCCTTTGGTTTACCAGTGGGTGGTGATTTGGAATATGCTGATGAAATTACCCTGGCTAGGGCTTTGGAAGGTCGCCGTGAGTTAGATTAG